The region CAACAcatgtctactccctccgttccataatgtagtgcctatagattttttgaaaagtcaaacctcacaaactttgaccaggtttgtggagaaaaatatttacatctagagtgcgaaacatatatcactagattcatcataagatgtagtttcacattttttattttttgctattGTATAGATATAAATAtttttttttataaacttggtcaaagtttgtaaagtttgacttctcaaaaaatctataggcactgcattgtggaacggagggagtataagtcctTTTAAAGATTTCAATGCGGACTATATACAAATGTAtaaagacatattttaaagtgtagattcactcattttactacgTACGTAGTCCCTTTTGGAATCTCTAGAGAGACTTAtatctaggaacggagggagtaatttttttAGAACAGAACGTAAATTTTTAGAGCACATGTGAAACATTTTTTTGTATACATGTTGGACATTTTTCAAATATAAtacatgatattttttaaaaatatgtGTTTTAAAAAATGAATACATGGTAACATTTTTCCAAATACATGGTGTACATTTCTTAAATGATAAGAAACATTTTTCTACATTTAACTTGAAAGAGCAAATATTTGTTAACATGTCAAGATATATTCTCTAATGGAAATAAACTTTTCTTTaacttttttttgaacatcagtacagacacaagcgcttatatacacgcgcatacactcacccctatgaacgcacacacgcacaccctacccctatgagcacctccgagagactgagccggcatatcatcttgaaatttacgaagtcatcgtaggcgcctcgtcgtcgacgggaacgtctcctcccactgaaagcgcatcgccggaaatcctgaaataaatccaggaataatgcgagcaccaggatttgaaccctgatgggttggggataccactgttcacctaaccaactcaaccacaggttgattcgcaacTTTTCTTTAACTTATAGGGACATTTTCTACATCTGTATATAATATTTTTaaatgtcatgaacatttttttaatcatGCAAATATTTCCATAAATATCACATACATTTTTTTAATGGCACATTTTTTTAACATTACACAAACATTTTATAAAATCATATACACATTTTGTAAAACAAAACcagattttttttaaaacatgGGAATGCTTTTTCAACATTTATTTTGAATGCGGTAACAATTTTTTTATACTATGTtaacattttaaaaaaaatcctttcCAAATTTTGTAAGTTAATTTAAGTTTTGAAAAATATGCATTTAAtttaaaataaaagaagaaaaaaacTCGAGTGACATTAGCAGGACGAGCCACGTCTCACGGGGGCAGCCCACCACAGGCACCATGTACGTGAGGCAACCATGTGCCTCGCAGTAGGCAGCACATATCCACACCCAGGCTCTTTTGTCTTTTCAGGGCTCATTAGGTTTATAGGATTTTTAAACCTGATCAAAATGAAAAGTAGAGGATTAGGGTATCCTGCATACTCTGATACTTAGAAAGTTTGCCATGTGGTCTCATCTAATGATACCTCTATTTCTAAAAGAGTGAATGCTAAATGTAGGGAAAACTTCCATTAGTGAAAATCCCGTAGAAATCCTCCAAGCCAAATGAGCCCCTTCGCAACCCGTACTGCGACAACGCctaaagagaaacatcatgggtcgAGCCTCTCCACCGTCACCCACGCCTAACGCCTCCCTCCTGCTACTTTCATCGGTCTAGCCATTCCTTTGAATCCCCTCTTTTTCAACGTCCTTGAGCCTCACCGCACACGTACCTCATGTAAGTTTCTTCATTGTCTCCTGTTGACGCCTCGTTGAGCGGGATCGTCATTGAATTCGACGAGGGCTCATCCTCGACAACACCTGCACTGTCGCCCGTCGCGGCGGACTGTGTCGTTTGCCGGCTCAATCTTAGTGCGTCATGCTCAGTCTCCACGTCGCCTTCATTGTTGTCGGTGTTGTAGACATAACCCATGTCCCCTTGGCCGCGGCTAATAGAGTTCTATCGAATATTTGGTATAAGGTAGGTTATAGTTGGACTTGGATTCAAATTGTGTGAAAACAGGGTATGAAGTCGTATCCTAATAGAACACTTGTATCCTAACCCTCATATATATGCGAAGGTAGACCCACGATATAATCTACGCCGTCATAATAACCCAAACACGCAAGGGGGGCTggcggcatgtgccggcgcccgggtggccggagTCGGAGCGCCCATAGTACAACCCCGGGATGTAGCCCAACTCAACGTACCTCGTTAACAGATCTCGGTGTCATGCCTCTGTGATTGTCTGGTCCTCGACAGATGGACGGCGCACCTCGGATTAATTCTGACATTTAGTAGCACTTTCGACACTATTTGGCACCATCATGGCAACAGCACTGGCCGTCGTCGCCATGGCCAGACGCGTCTCCGAGTCCGGCTCGCGGCAGGTCGCCGCCGTCTCCGACTCTACTCCGGCCATCTTCCTACTTTTCTTTTCACGAGATTTTGTTTTCTTACCAAAAAAGATTTCCTTAAAACCAGAATCCCCGAGGCTTATGTGTCCGACTCGCACGAGGTGTTTCGCTCGCGCGATATACCGGCTCGTAACCGACGCCAACACCCGCGATCCGCCGGAAAAACTCGAGTTTGGTAGCAGTATTCATCTTCCCACCGCGTCCGCCGGCCGGAAGCATCGCATCTGTGTCCCGCGCCGGTGCCGGACGAACGATCATGGACATCGCGGAGTACGTCGCGTTCATGGCCGGCGGCGGCCGGGGCCCGCGGGGCGACGAGCTGCGGCGGCGGGCCAGGGAGCACCTGCTCGCGTCCGGCTGGACCCTCTACAAGTTCGCCAAGTGCGACGGCCGCCAGGAGCTCCGCTACCGGGCGCCCCACGGCGCCTCCTACATCTCCCTCATCGTCGCCTGCAAGAAGTTCCAGCTCTTCACCACCGCGCCGCCGAGGACCCCCGCGGCCGCTCGCGGGAAGCCGCGTAGGAAGAGGAGCGCGTCGCCGGGTTGTTCGTCCGGGAAGGGGATGGGGAAGGAGATCGCTCGTGTGATAGGCCCGATCGGTGCGGAAAATGGCGGCTGTAAGAGGGGGTTTGGCGACGGCGAGGAGGACGGGTGTGGGCCGGCCGTCGGCAATCCGTTCGCCGGCGAGTGCCGCGCGAGGCACAGGAAGGTGAGGAGGGTCTCCGCGCTCTACGCCGACGACGCCCTCCAGAAGTACGCcgccaagaagaggaagaaagcgtcggcgtcggcgtctccCGCGGCGTCTCCCCAAAGCTCTGCGTCTCCTGCGGCGTCGCCGTCGCGCGTGCTGCGGCCGAGGCCCAAAGACGGCGACaaggcagaggcggcggcggcgtgccgGCCGACCCGCGCGAGGACGATCCTCGCGGTGCTCATGGACAAGAAAATCTTCCCCCCGACGGCCAAGCTGTCCTACAAGCGATCCAGGGACGAGCCTCCGGCGAAGCAGGGCACGGTCACCGCGCAAGGGACCATACGGTGCGCGTGCGGCTGCGGCGGCAAGGCCTTCACCGTGGCGGAGTTCGCGGCGCACGCTGGCGGCGGATGCGGCGATGACCGCCCGTCGGCGAGCGTGTACCTCAACGACGGCAGGTCGCTGTCGCAgtgtctggtgcagctgatgcgcgcccacggcggcggcagcagcagggcCATGggctcgccgtcgccgcgcgcgagGCTGAAGCGCAGATGCCCGCCCGAGCTGGGGGACGGCGACTGGGTGTGCTCCGTCTGCGCCGACTTCGGCGACATGCTGATCTGCGACTGCTGCCCGTCGACGTTCCACCACGGCTGCGTCGGCCTCGACGCCACCCCGCACGGGG is a window of Triticum dicoccoides isolate Atlit2015 ecotype Zavitan chromosome 2B, WEW_v2.0, whole genome shotgun sequence DNA encoding:
- the LOC119360497 gene encoding increased DNA methylation 1-like codes for the protein MDIAEYVAFMAGGGRGPRGDELRRRAREHLLASGWTLYKFAKCDGRQELRYRAPHGASYISLIVACKKFQLFTTAPPRTPAAARGKPRRKRSASPGCSSGKGMGKEIARVIGPIGAENGGCKRGFGDGEEDGCGPAVGNPFAGECRARHRKVRRVSALYADDALQKYAAKKRKKASASASPAASPQSSASPAASPSRVLRPRPKDGDKAEAAAACRPTRARTILAVLMDKKIFPPTAKLSYKRSRDEPPAKQGTVTAQGTIRCACGCGGKAFTVAEFAAHAGGGCGDDRPSASVYLNDGRSLSQCLVQLMRAHGGGSSRAMGSPSPRARLKRRCPPELGDGDWVCSVCADFGDMLICDCCPSTFHHGCVGLDATPHGEWFCPSCRCAVCGSSEFELDDGQFTDKTVIYCDQCEREYHAGCVRGRGDQLECCPEGPWLCGHDCSNIFQRLQGLVGRSMPTSAEGVTFTVLRSTKLPEEEAMAAEEHGKLCAAFDVLHECFITLIEPQTRTDLSHDIVFNRESELRRLDFRGFYVVGLEKGGELITVGTLRYPGWVYGRKVAELPLVGTRFVHRRQGMCRLLIINQLEKLLGELGVERLVLPAVPELLPTWTGSFGFQAMSHSDRMEIAEHTIMCFQGTTMCHKFIVSAATP